Proteins from a genomic interval of Ciona intestinalis chromosome 9, KH, whole genome shotgun sequence:
- the collagen XVIII gene encoding collagen XVIII homologue isoform X1, translating to MRKVPAVCIMFDMRYKHIDEKRRQSVAVFKCNGAGSTSSQIDLISTIESPLPRTMSFVRGYGGVAAIELEEPTEIHSPTKGFFPAQLGTEFSISATIRPSSRNGGYLFSVSDNFSGGKQQLALEIAPVEFSTERMIISLFMEINGRLETVASWEVPAFAGKWTRIGIEVLANKVQLYLNCIKNGDYSIPRTNPQTLTFKNSGTVFVGGRGVAYPMDKYTGALQQLVIDPNPSAVSASCAYTEENTVNDEGSASGDYDSDGSEETAGTDDGEEGGEEELIDMPKEENEIIVAKKIIKPSTTTAPITPPPTMPASLPVTTNSPIDPKTLALTVASFEPTTSKSMPLVGSVDHRASDRIIQPGLFPVSAVKGEKGEPGRNGENGIGVPGAAGEVGQKGEAGADSVVAGSPGERGPKGEPGIPGKDGVSLGAGGVGEKGEKGDQGPMGEQGVGIAGQKGEAGEIGKDGLPGDVGLPGADGVAGPAGAKGEKGVPGVPGVDGSQGVGLPGADGAKGEKGEVGKAVSVTGPAGAAGPPGVQGEKGEPGEDGDDGEDGEDGEKGDRGPPGVGIRGPAGPPGTFSAAFADMEGSCFSSMPGEPGPPGPMGPQGPAGVDGVGKDGEKGDKGDKGDIGPQGPAGKDGVSGPELLRLLRPNEDIKYLLPKMRPSHLMNYRNSYSPYLTGIPHSAGLYSRVRSNDLFQSTGNGLGGEGSVTKLRGQMGIPGPVGAAGPKGEPGEDGRAGLPGPPGLPGVCEKSDAKMPTDDEDLMEGSGNVEFKKKFSARFTAGLPGVPGVPGPEGRAGLPGPHGPAGPQGPQGPQGLQGAQGPSGLQGPKGMTGASGEHGAEGPAGVPGAVGPQGNPGVNGRDGAAGTPGLDGEPGIQGMKGDTGSQGPPGPPGPSAVATTNAEPLTSVVKGEKGEPGAVIGPDGNVLSAGQKGEPGTPGPMGPPGLSGSAGSKGDMGMPGRRGTPGRHGRDGAEGPPGPPGSSSGIFGGSSGEKGDKGERGFDGSKGAPGVAGEAGIPGRTGRSGPSGPPGPPGPPGRSNQHDTRSAALIENTMMTSFPSVAEMQANYQTTAEGTLAFVVNREEMFVKTTLGWRQVMLSRPIPPPRVEVATLEPETVATTTRAPIVPEVTTTTTTRRTTTTPAATPVVSTSQKSLHMIALNFPLRGNTRGIVGADARCFQQARRAGLKGTYRAFLSSRDQNVRSIVRREDRRNVPIVNIRGEQLFSSWEELFRTEGRMDNPNMIYSFENRQVSTDARWPVKFVWHGSYTDGRLNPMHYCASWYTDHKAVTGQASPLSTRRLLAQKPYSCESGFVVLCVENSTRTLRYKR from the exons ATGCGCAAGGTGCCCGCTGTCTGCATAATGTTCGACATGCGGTACAAGCACATTGACGAGAAGAGGCGACAATCCGTGGCCGTGTTTAAATGCAACGGAGCAG GTTCGACAAGCAGCCAAATCGATCTTATTTCCACGATCGAATCTCCGCTCCCGCGAACCATGTCGTTTGTTAGAGGTTATGGAGGAGTTGCGGCCATCGAACTGGAAGAACCAACGGAAATAC ATTCTCCCACGAAGGGATTCTTTCCCGCTCAACTTGGAACCGAGTTTTCAATCTCTGCCACAATTCGGCCGTCAAGCAGGAACGGAGGGTACTTGTTCTCTGTTTCCGATAACTTTTCTGGCGGAAAACAACAATTAGCGCTGGAAATCGCACCCGTGGAGTTTAGTACCGAACGGATGATCATTTCTCTATTTATGGAGATCAACGGGCGACTGGAAACCGTTGCAAGTTGGGAG GTTCCGGCATTCGCTGGCAAATGGACTCGAATTGGGATTGAGGTTTTGGCTAACAAGGTCCAGCTCTATTTGAATTGTATCAAGAATGGCGACTATTCTATACCGAGAACCAATCCGCAAACTTTGACTTTTAAGAACTCTGGAACTGTTTTCGTGGGCGGTAGAGGAGTCGCATATCCGATGGATAAGTACACG GGCGCGCTACAACAACTGGTTATTGATCCAAACCCGTCCGCTGTATCAGCATCATGTGCATACACGGAAGAAAACACAGTTAACGACGAGGGCAGTGCTAGTGGAGACTACGATAGTGATGGAAGCGAAGAAACAGCTGGAACTGACGACGGTGAAGAAGGCGGGGAAGAAGAATTAATTGAC ATGCCGAAGGAAGAAAACGAGATTATCGTTGCGAAAAAGATAATTAAACCATCTACAACAACTGCGCCAATCACCCCACCACCTACCATGCCTGCAAGTTTACCAGTGACAACCAATTCACCGATCGACCCTAAAACACTTGCGCTTACTGTAGCATCTTTTGAACCAACCACCTCGAAAAGTATGCCCCTCGTAGGCAGCGTGGATCACAGAGCTTCCGATCGG attatCCAACCTGGTTTGTTCCCGGTATCCGCAGTTAAG GGCGAAAAAGGAGAACCCGGCCGAAAT GGCGAAAATGGCATTGGTGTGCCTGGTGCTGCTGGCGAAGTTGGACAAAAAGGAGAAGCAGGCGCCGACTCTGTCGTGGCAGGATCCCCAGGGGAACGTGGACCAAAG GGCGAACCAGGAATTCCTGGAAAAGATGGAGTCAGCTTGGGAGCAGGTGGGGTCGGGGAGAAAGGAGAGAAGG GCGATCAAGGACCGATGGGCGAACAGGGTGTTGGTATTGCTGGACAAAAAG GCGAGGCTGGCGAAATTGGCAAAGATGGTCTGCCAGGAGATGTTGGACTACCTGGGGCGGATGGTGTCGCTGGGCCTGCTGGTGCCAAG GGAGAGAAAGGAGTACCAGGAGTTCCAGGCGTTGAT GGAAGCCAAGGTGTTGGACTGCCTGGTGCTGATGGTGCTAAAGGAGAAAAAGGAGAAGTCGGCAAAGCTGTTTCAGTTACCGGTCCGGCTGGCGCTGCAGGCCCGCCTGGAGTTCAGGgtgaaaag GGTGAACCCGGTGAAGACGGAGACGACGGCGAGGATGGTGAAGACGGTGAAAAG GGCGATAGAGGACCTCCAGGTGTTGGAATAAGAGGACCAGCAGGACCACCCGGTACATTCTCG gcCGCATTTGCAGATATGGAAGGCTCTTGTTTCTCA AGCATGCCTGGTGAACCTGGACCTCCTGGTCCAATGGGCCCACAAGGACCAGCTGGAGTAGATGGTGTTGGAAAAGATGGAGAGAAGGGAGACAAG GGTGACAAAGGCGACATCGGACCTCAGGGACCAGCAGGAAAAGACGGTGTAAGTGGGCCTGAG CTTCTACGATTGTTGAGACCAAACGAAGATATTAAGTATTTGCTGCCGAAAATGAGGCCTTCACACCTTATGAACTATCGAAACAGCTATTCTCCG TATTTGACCGGGATCCCCCATAGCGCCGGATTATATAGCCGCGTTCGCTCCAATGACTTGTTTCAGTCGACAGGAAACGGTTTGGGCGGGGAAGGGAGCGTTACAAAGCTCCGA GGACAAATGGGGATTCCAGGACCCGTGGGTGCGGCTGGGCCGAAG GGCGAGCCTGGTGAGGACGGCCGTGCTGGACTTCCTGGCCCACCTGGCCTGCCTGGTGTTTGCGAAAAAAGTGACGCGAAAATGCCAACAG ACGACGAAGACCTAATGGAGGGCAGTGGAAATGTTGAATTCAAGAAAAAGTTTTCTGCTCGTTTTACTGCTGGACTCCCAGGCGTTCCTGGAGTACCTGGGCCAGAAGGAAGAGCTGGACTGCCAGGACCTCAC GGGCCTGCTGGACCACAAGGCCCACAAGGACCTCAAGGATTACAAGGCGCTCAG GGGCCGTCAGGTCTTCAAGGACCCAAAGGAATGACAGGCGCATCTGGTGAACACGGTGCAGAG GGCCCTGCTGGTGTTCCCGGTGCCGTTGGTCCACAG GGTAATCCAGGGGTCAATGGACGAGATGGCGCAGCAGGCACACCTGGACTGGACGGCGAACCCGGTATTCAG gGTATGAAAGGAGATACAGGCTCTcaa GGACCTCCCGGACCCCCTGGACCATCTGCAGTTGCCACGACAAACGCTGAACCATTGACATCC GTTGTTAAAGGTGAAAAGGGCGAACCCGGTGCTGTTATTGGACCTGACGGAAATGTGCTTTCTGCAGGACAAAAGGGAGAACCGGGTACACCTGGACCAAtg gGCCCACCTGGTTTATCTGGATCTGCAGGAAGTAAAGGCGATATGGGAATGCCAGGGCGCAGG GGTACACCAGGTAGACATGGTCGAGACGGTGCAGag GGTCCACCTGGTCCTCCTGGCTCTTCCAGTGGAATATTTGGCGGATCCTCCGGCGAAAAG GGTGACAAAGGTGAACGCGGGTTCGATGGAAGTAAAGGCGCACCGGGTGTGGCTGGAGAAGCG GGCATACCCGGAAGAACAGGTCGATCTGGGCCATCTGGACCTCCTGGGCCACCAGGTCCTCCAGGCAGAAGCAACCAACACGACACCAGAAGTGCTGCTTTAA TTGAAAACacaatgatgacgtcattcccAAGTGTCGCTGAAATGCAGGCGAACTACCAG ACCACGGCTGAAGGTACCCTTGCATTTGTCGTCAACCGTGAAGAAATGTTCGTCAAGACAACCCTGGGATGGCGACAAGTAATGTTGTCGCGCCCCATACCGCCACCACGTGTTGAAGTCGCGACATTGGAACCAGAAACAGTTGCAACG ACCACCAGGGCACCGATCGTTCCTGAAGTTACAACTACTACCACTACCAGAAGAACCACCACAACACCAGCAGCCACCCCTGTGGTATCTACTTCGCAGAAATCGCTCCATATGATTGCATTGAACTTCCCATTGAGGGGAAACACACGAGGTATCGTTGGTGCCGATGCCAGATGCTTCCAGCAAGCTAGACGTGCAGGTCTGAAAGGAACATACAG AGCCTTCCTTTCCTCGAGAGATCAAAACGTTCGTTCGATTGTGCGACGAGAAGACAGACGTAATGTTCCGATCGTTAACATAAGA GGAGAGCAATTGTTCTCGTCATGGGAAGAACTTTTCCGCACAGAAGGCAGAATGGACAACCCGAACATGATCTATTCGTTTGAAAATCGTCAAGTTTCCACGGATGCAAGATG GCCAGTGAAGTTCGTATGGCACGGATCCTACACAGATGGCCGTCTCAACCCTATGCACTACTGTGCATCATGGTATACCGACCATAAAGCTGTCACCGGCCAAGCCTCACCGCTTTCGACCAGGAGATTGTTGGCACAAAAACCATACAGTTGCGAGTCCGGCTTTGTGGTTCTCTGTGTAGAAAATAGTACACGAACCCTCCGCTACAAGAGATGA
- the collagen XVIII gene encoding collagen XVIII homologue (The RefSeq protein has 3 substitutions compared to this genomic sequence): MPASLPVTTNSPIDPKTLALTVASFEPTTSKSMPLVGSVDHRASDRIIQPGLFPVSAVKGEKGEPGRNGENGIGVPGAAGEVGQKGEAGADSVVAGPPGERGPKGEPGIPGKDGVSLGAGGVGEKGEKGDQGPMGEQGVGIAGQKGEAGEIGKDGLPGDVGLPGADGVAGPAGAKGEKGVPGVPGVDGSQGVGLPGADGAKGEKGEVGKAVSVTGPAGAAGPPGVQGEKGEPGEDGDDGEDGEDGEKGDRGPPGVGIRGPAGPPGTFSAAFADMEGSGFSSMPGEPGPPGPMGPQGPAGVDGVGKDGEKGDKGDKGDIGPQGPAGKDGVSGPEGQMGIPGPVGAAGPKGEPGEDGRAGLPGPPGLPGVCEKSDAKMPTDDEDLMEGSGNVEFKKKFSARFTAGLPGVPGVPGPEGRAGLPGPHGPAGPQGPQGPQGLQGAQGPPGLQGPKGMTGASGEHGAEGPAGVPGAVGPQGNPGVNGRDGAAGTPGLDGEPGIQGMKGDTGSQGPPGPPGPSAVATTNAEPLTSVVKGEKGEPGAVIGPDGNVLSAGQKGEPGTPGPMGPPGLSGSAGSKGDMGMPGRRGTPGRHGRDGAEGPPGPPGSSSGIFGGSSGEKGDKGERGFDGSKGAPGVAGEAGIPGRTGRSGPSGPPGPPGPPGRSNQHDTRSAALIENTMMTSFPSVAEMQANYQTTAEGTLAFVVNREEMFVKTTLGWRQVMLSRPIPPPRVEVATLEPETVATTTRAPIVPEVTTTTTTRRTTTTPAATPVVSTSQKSLHMIALNFPLRGNTRGIVGADARCFQQARRAGLKGTYRAFLSSRDQNVRSIVRREDRRNVPIVNIRGEQLFSSWEELFRTEGRMDNPNMIYSFENRQVSTDARWPVKFVWHGSYTDGRLNPMHYCASWYTDHKAVTGQASPLSTRRLLAQKPYSCESGFVVLCVENSTRTLRYKR, from the exons ATGCCTGCAAGTTTACCAGTGACAACCAATTCACCGATCGACCCTAAAACACTTGCGCTTACTGTAGCATCTTTTGAACCAACCACCTCGAAAAGTATGCCCCTCGTAGGCAGCGTGGATCACAGAGCTTCCGATCGG attatCCAACCTGGTTTGTTCCCGGTATCCGCAGTTAAG GGCGAAAAAGGAGAACCCGGCCGAAAT GGCGAAAATGGCATTGGTGTGCCTGGTGCTGCTGGCGAAGTTGGACAAAAAGGAGAAGCAGGCGCCGACTCTGTCGTGGCAGGATCCCCAGGGGAACGTGGACCAAAG GGCGAACCAGGAATTCCTGGAAAAGATGGAGTCAGCTTGGGAGCAGGTGGGGTCGGGGAGAAAGGAGAGAAGG GCGATCAAGGACCGATGGGCGAACAGGGTGTTGGTATTGCTGGACAAAAAG GCGAGGCTGGCGAAATTGGCAAAGATGGTCTGCCAGGAGATGTTGGACTACCTGGGGCGGATGGTGTCGCTGGGCCTGCTGGTGCCAAG GGAGAGAAAGGAGTACCAGGAGTTCCAGGCGTTGAT GGAAGCCAAGGTGTTGGACTGCCTGGTGCTGATGGTGCTAAAGGAGAAAAAGGAGAAGTCGGCAAAGCTGTTTCAGTTACCGGTCCGGCTGGCGCTGCAGGCCCGCCTGGAGTTCAGGgtgaaaag GGTGAACCCGGTGAAGACGGAGACGACGGCGAGGATGGTGAAGACGGTGAAAAG GGCGATAGAGGACCTCCAGGTGTTGGAATAAGAGGACCAGCAGGACCACCCGGTACATTCTCG gcCGCATTTGCAGATATGGAAGGCTCTTGTTTCTCA AGCATGCCTGGTGAACCTGGACCTCCTGGTCCAATGGGCCCACAAGGACCAGCTGGAGTAGATGGTGTTGGAAAAGATGGAGAGAAGGGAGACAAG GGTGACAAAGGCGACATCGGACCTCAGGGACCAGCAGGAAAAGACGGTGTAAGTGGGCCTGAG GGACAAATGGGGATTCCAGGACCCGTGGGTGCGGCTGGGCCGAAG GGCGAGCCTGGTGAGGACGGCCGTGCTGGACTTCCTGGCCCACCTGGCCTGCCTGGTGTTTGCGAAAAAAGTGACGCGAAAATGCCAACAG ACGACGAAGACCTAATGGAGGGCAGTGGAAATGTTGAATTCAAGAAAAAGTTTTCTGCTCGTTTTACTGCTGGACTCCCAGGCGTTCCTGGAGTACCTGGGCCAGAAGGAAGAGCTGGACTGCCAGGACCTCAC GGGCCTGCTGGACCACAAGGCCCACAAGGACCTCAAGGATTACAAGGCGCTCAG GGGCCGTCAGGTCTTCAAGGACCCAAAGGAATGACAGGCGCATCTGGTGAACACGGTGCAGAG GGCCCTGCTGGTGTTCCCGGTGCCGTTGGTCCACAG GGTAATCCAGGGGTCAATGGACGAGATGGCGCAGCAGGCACACCTGGACTGGACGGCGAACCCGGTATTCAG gGTATGAAAGGAGATACAGGCTCTcaa GGACCTCCCGGACCCCCTGGACCATCTGCAGTTGCCACGACAAACGCTGAACCATTGACATCC GTTGTTAAAGGTGAAAAGGGCGAACCCGGTGCTGTTATTGGACCTGACGGAAATGTGCTTTCTGCAGGACAAAAGGGAGAACCGGGTACACCTGGACCAAtg gGCCCACCTGGTTTATCTGGATCTGCAGGAAGTAAAGGCGATATGGGAATGCCAGGGCGCAGG GGTACACCAGGTAGACATGGTCGAGACGGTGCAGag GGTCCACCTGGTCCTCCTGGCTCTTCCAGTGGAATATTTGGCGGATCCTCCGGCGAAAAG GGTGACAAAGGTGAACGCGGGTTCGATGGAAGTAAAGGCGCACCGGGTGTGGCTGGAGAAGCG GGCATACCCGGAAGAACAGGTCGATCTGGGCCATCTGGACCTCCTGGGCCACCAGGTCCTCCAGGCAGAAGCAACCAACACGACACCAGAAGTGCTGCTTTAA TTGAAAACacaatgatgacgtcattcccAAGTGTCGCTGAAATGCAGGCGAACTACCAG ACCACGGCTGAAGGTACCCTTGCATTTGTCGTCAACCGTGAAGAAATGTTCGTCAAGACAACCCTGGGATGGCGACAAGTAATGTTGTCGCGCCCCATACCGCCACCACGTGTTGAAGTCGCGACATTGGAACCAGAAACAGTTGCAACG ACCACCAGGGCACCGATCGTTCCTGAAGTTACAACTACTACCACTACCAGAAGAACCACCACAACACCAGCAGCCACCCCTGTGGTATCTACTTCGCAGAAATCGCTCCATATGATTGCATTGAACTTCCCATTGAGGGGAAACACACGAGGTATCGTTGGTGCCGATGCCAGATGCTTCCAGCAAGCTAGACGTGCAGGTCTGAAAGGAACATACAG AGCCTTCCTTTCCTCGAGAGATCAAAACGTTCGTTCGATTGTGCGACGAGAAGACAGACGTAATGTTCCGATCGTTAACATAAGA GGAGAGCAATTGTTCTCGTCATGGGAAGAACTTTTCCGCACAGAAGGCAGAATGGACAACCCGAACATGATCTATTCGTTTGAAAATCGTCAAGTTTCCACGGATGCAAGATG GCCAGTGAAGTTCGTATGGCACGGATCCTACACAGATGGCCGTCTCAACCCTATGCACTACTGTGCATCATGGTATACCGACCATAAAGCTGTCACCGGCCAAGCCTCACCGCTTTCGACCAGGAGATTGTTGGCACAAAAACCATACAGTTGCGAGTCCGGCTTTGTGGTTCTCTGTGTAGAAAATAGTACACGAACCCTCCGCTACAAGAGATGA
- the collagen XVIII gene encoding collagen XVIII homologue isoform X3, translated as MSFVRGYGGVAAIELEEPTEIHSPTKGFFPAQLGTEFSISATIRPSSRNGGYLFSVSDNFSGGKQQLALEIAPVEFSTERMIISLFMEINGRLETVASWEVPAFAGKWTRIGIEVLANKVQLYLNCIKNGDYSIPRTNPQTLTFKNSGTVFVGGRGVAYPMDKYTGALQQLVIDPNPSAVSASCAYTEENTVNDEGSASGDYDSDGSEETAGTDDGEEGGEEELIDMPKEENEIIVAKKIIKPSTTTAPITPPPTMPASLPVTTNSPIDPKTLALTVASFEPTTSKSMPLVGSVDHRASDRIIQPGLFPVSAVKGEKGEPGRNGENGIGVPGAAGEVGQKGEAGADSVVAGSPGERGPKGEPGIPGKDGVSLGAGGVGEKGEKGDQGPMGEQGVGIAGQKGEAGEIGKDGLPGDVGLPGADGVAGPAGAKGEKGVPGVPGVDGSQGVGLPGADGAKGEKGEVGKAVSVTGPAGAAGPPGVQGEKGEPGEDGDDGEDGEDGEKGDRGPPGVGIRGPAGPPGTFSAAFADMEGSCFSSMPGEPGPPGPMGPQGPAGVDGVGKDGEKGDKGDKGDIGPQGPAGKDGVSGPELLRLLRPNEDIKYLLPKMRPSHLMNYRNSYSPYLTGIPHSAGLYSRVRSNDLFQSTGNGLGGEGSVTKLRGQMGIPGPVGAAGPKGEPGEDGRAGLPGPPGLPGVCEKSDAKMPTDDEDLMEGSGNVEFKKKFSARFTAGLPGVPGVPGPEGRAGLPGPHGPAGPQGPQGPQGLQGAQGPSGLQGPKGMTGASGEHGAEGPAGVPGAVGPQGNPGVNGRDGAAGTPGLDGEPGIQGMKGDTGSQGPPGPPGPSAVATTNAEPLTSVVKGEKGEPGAVIGPDGNVLSAGQKGEPGTPGPMGPPGLSGSAGSKGDMGMPGRRGTPGRHGRDGAEGPPGPPGSSSGIFGGSSGEKGDKGERGFDGSKGAPGVAGEAGIPGRTGRSGPSGPPGPPGPPGRSNQHDTRSAALIENTMMTSFPSVAEMQANYQTTAEGTLAFVVNREEMFVKTTLGWRQVMLSRPIPPPRVEVATLEPETVATTTRAPIVPEVTTTTTTRRTTTTPAATPVVSTSQKSLHMIALNFPLRGNTRGIVGADARCFQQARRAGLKGTYRAFLSSRDQNVRSIVRREDRRNVPIVNIRGEQLFSSWEELFRTEGRMDNPNMIYSFENRQVSTDARWPVKFVWHGSYTDGRLNPMHYCASWYTDHKAVTGQASPLSTRRLLAQKPYSCESGFVVLCVENSTRTLRYKR; from the exons ATGTCGTTTGTTAGAGGTTATGGAGGAGTTGCGGCCATCGAACTGGAAGAACCAACGGAAATAC ATTCTCCCACGAAGGGATTCTTTCCCGCTCAACTTGGAACCGAGTTTTCAATCTCTGCCACAATTCGGCCGTCAAGCAGGAACGGAGGGTACTTGTTCTCTGTTTCCGATAACTTTTCTGGCGGAAAACAACAATTAGCGCTGGAAATCGCACCCGTGGAGTTTAGTACCGAACGGATGATCATTTCTCTATTTATGGAGATCAACGGGCGACTGGAAACCGTTGCAAGTTGGGAG GTTCCGGCATTCGCTGGCAAATGGACTCGAATTGGGATTGAGGTTTTGGCTAACAAGGTCCAGCTCTATTTGAATTGTATCAAGAATGGCGACTATTCTATACCGAGAACCAATCCGCAAACTTTGACTTTTAAGAACTCTGGAACTGTTTTCGTGGGCGGTAGAGGAGTCGCATATCCGATGGATAAGTACACG GGCGCGCTACAACAACTGGTTATTGATCCAAACCCGTCCGCTGTATCAGCATCATGTGCATACACGGAAGAAAACACAGTTAACGACGAGGGCAGTGCTAGTGGAGACTACGATAGTGATGGAAGCGAAGAAACAGCTGGAACTGACGACGGTGAAGAAGGCGGGGAAGAAGAATTAATTGAC ATGCCGAAGGAAGAAAACGAGATTATCGTTGCGAAAAAGATAATTAAACCATCTACAACAACTGCGCCAATCACCCCACCACCTACCATGCCTGCAAGTTTACCAGTGACAACCAATTCACCGATCGACCCTAAAACACTTGCGCTTACTGTAGCATCTTTTGAACCAACCACCTCGAAAAGTATGCCCCTCGTAGGCAGCGTGGATCACAGAGCTTCCGATCGG attatCCAACCTGGTTTGTTCCCGGTATCCGCAGTTAAG GGCGAAAAAGGAGAACCCGGCCGAAAT GGCGAAAATGGCATTGGTGTGCCTGGTGCTGCTGGCGAAGTTGGACAAAAAGGAGAAGCAGGCGCCGACTCTGTCGTGGCAGGATCCCCAGGGGAACGTGGACCAAAG GGCGAACCAGGAATTCCTGGAAAAGATGGAGTCAGCTTGGGAGCAGGTGGGGTCGGGGAGAAAGGAGAGAAGG GCGATCAAGGACCGATGGGCGAACAGGGTGTTGGTATTGCTGGACAAAAAG GCGAGGCTGGCGAAATTGGCAAAGATGGTCTGCCAGGAGATGTTGGACTACCTGGGGCGGATGGTGTCGCTGGGCCTGCTGGTGCCAAG GGAGAGAAAGGAGTACCAGGAGTTCCAGGCGTTGAT GGAAGCCAAGGTGTTGGACTGCCTGGTGCTGATGGTGCTAAAGGAGAAAAAGGAGAAGTCGGCAAAGCTGTTTCAGTTACCGGTCCGGCTGGCGCTGCAGGCCCGCCTGGAGTTCAGGgtgaaaag GGTGAACCCGGTGAAGACGGAGACGACGGCGAGGATGGTGAAGACGGTGAAAAG GGCGATAGAGGACCTCCAGGTGTTGGAATAAGAGGACCAGCAGGACCACCCGGTACATTCTCG gcCGCATTTGCAGATATGGAAGGCTCTTGTTTCTCA AGCATGCCTGGTGAACCTGGACCTCCTGGTCCAATGGGCCCACAAGGACCAGCTGGAGTAGATGGTGTTGGAAAAGATGGAGAGAAGGGAGACAAG GGTGACAAAGGCGACATCGGACCTCAGGGACCAGCAGGAAAAGACGGTGTAAGTGGGCCTGAG CTTCTACGATTGTTGAGACCAAACGAAGATATTAAGTATTTGCTGCCGAAAATGAGGCCTTCACACCTTATGAACTATCGAAACAGCTATTCTCCG TATTTGACCGGGATCCCCCATAGCGCCGGATTATATAGCCGCGTTCGCTCCAATGACTTGTTTCAGTCGACAGGAAACGGTTTGGGCGGGGAAGGGAGCGTTACAAAGCTCCGA GGACAAATGGGGATTCCAGGACCCGTGGGTGCGGCTGGGCCGAAG GGCGAGCCTGGTGAGGACGGCCGTGCTGGACTTCCTGGCCCACCTGGCCTGCCTGGTGTTTGCGAAAAAAGTGACGCGAAAATGCCAACAG ACGACGAAGACCTAATGGAGGGCAGTGGAAATGTTGAATTCAAGAAAAAGTTTTCTGCTCGTTTTACTGCTGGACTCCCAGGCGTTCCTGGAGTACCTGGGCCAGAAGGAAGAGCTGGACTGCCAGGACCTCAC GGGCCTGCTGGACCACAAGGCCCACAAGGACCTCAAGGATTACAAGGCGCTCAG GGGCCGTCAGGTCTTCAAGGACCCAAAGGAATGACAGGCGCATCTGGTGAACACGGTGCAGAG GGCCCTGCTGGTGTTCCCGGTGCCGTTGGTCCACAG GGTAATCCAGGGGTCAATGGACGAGATGGCGCAGCAGGCACACCTGGACTGGACGGCGAACCCGGTATTCAG gGTATGAAAGGAGATACAGGCTCTcaa GGACCTCCCGGACCCCCTGGACCATCTGCAGTTGCCACGACAAACGCTGAACCATTGACATCC GTTGTTAAAGGTGAAAAGGGCGAACCCGGTGCTGTTATTGGACCTGACGGAAATGTGCTTTCTGCAGGACAAAAGGGAGAACCGGGTACACCTGGACCAAtg gGCCCACCTGGTTTATCTGGATCTGCAGGAAGTAAAGGCGATATGGGAATGCCAGGGCGCAGG GGTACACCAGGTAGACATGGTCGAGACGGTGCAGag GGTCCACCTGGTCCTCCTGGCTCTTCCAGTGGAATATTTGGCGGATCCTCCGGCGAAAAG GGTGACAAAGGTGAACGCGGGTTCGATGGAAGTAAAGGCGCACCGGGTGTGGCTGGAGAAGCG GGCATACCCGGAAGAACAGGTCGATCTGGGCCATCTGGACCTCCTGGGCCACCAGGTCCTCCAGGCAGAAGCAACCAACACGACACCAGAAGTGCTGCTTTAA TTGAAAACacaatgatgacgtcattcccAAGTGTCGCTGAAATGCAGGCGAACTACCAG ACCACGGCTGAAGGTACCCTTGCATTTGTCGTCAACCGTGAAGAAATGTTCGTCAAGACAACCCTGGGATGGCGACAAGTAATGTTGTCGCGCCCCATACCGCCACCACGTGTTGAAGTCGCGACATTGGAACCAGAAACAGTTGCAACG ACCACCAGGGCACCGATCGTTCCTGAAGTTACAACTACTACCACTACCAGAAGAACCACCACAACACCAGCAGCCACCCCTGTGGTATCTACTTCGCAGAAATCGCTCCATATGATTGCATTGAACTTCCCATTGAGGGGAAACACACGAGGTATCGTTGGTGCCGATGCCAGATGCTTCCAGCAAGCTAGACGTGCAGGTCTGAAAGGAACATACAG AGCCTTCCTTTCCTCGAGAGATCAAAACGTTCGTTCGATTGTGCGACGAGAAGACAGACGTAATGTTCCGATCGTTAACATAAGA GGAGAGCAATTGTTCTCGTCATGGGAAGAACTTTTCCGCACAGAAGGCAGAATGGACAACCCGAACATGATCTATTCGTTTGAAAATCGTCAAGTTTCCACGGATGCAAGATG GCCAGTGAAGTTCGTATGGCACGGATCCTACACAGATGGCCGTCTCAACCCTATGCACTACTGTGCATCATGGTATACCGACCATAAAGCTGTCACCGGCCAAGCCTCACCGCTTTCGACCAGGAGATTGTTGGCACAAAAACCATACAGTTGCGAGTCCGGCTTTGTGGTTCTCTGTGTAGAAAATAGTACACGAACCCTCCGCTACAAGAGATGA